From Triticum urartu cultivar G1812 chromosome 2, Tu2.1, whole genome shotgun sequence, a single genomic window includes:
- the LOC125541152 gene encoding peroxidase 2-like, which produces MANLAVAILLASLGAVATAQKTSAPAAMPAYQGSYPSYASPPVAEMPAYQGSYPSHISSPAASPSYTFPAPSPPSMAAPTASPPSPTPSPSAGRRRLRVGFYRRSCPRAENIVREAVRNATSKNPGLGAGIIRMHFHDCFVQGCDASVLLDPTAANPQPEKLSPPNFPSLRGFEVIDAAKEALEKVCPGRVSCADIIAFAARDASFFLSRARINFRMPAGRLDGRVSLSSEALDFLPPPFFNLSQLVDNFRAKNLDEDDLVVLSGAHTIGVSHCSSFTDRLPPNPSDMNPAFATLLQSKCPVSPNFTNDPTVVQDIVTPNRLDTRYYTNVLKRNVLFTSDAALLSSRRTARKVVENALIPRRWESKFARAMVKMAAIELKTAANGEIRKMCRVVNN; this is translated from the exons ATGGCAAACCTCGCCGTTGCCATCTTGCTTGCATCGCTCGGAGCCGTGGCTACTGCTCAAAAAACCTCCGCGCCGGCCGCAATGCCAGCCTACCAAGGCTCCTACCCAAGCTACGCTAGTCCGCCGGTAGCCGAAATGCCAGCCTATCAAGGTTCCTATCCAAGCCACATTAGCTCCCCAGCTGCTAGCCCGAGCTACACCTTCCCGGCACCAAGCCCGCCAAGCATGGCCGCACCTACTGCTAGTCCACCGAGCCCGACCCCTTCTCCGTCTGCGGGACGACGGAGGCTGCGTGTCGGCTTCTACAGGCGCTCGTGCCCACGGGCGGAGAACATCGTCAGGGAGGCCGTGAGGAACGCCACGTCCAAGAACCCTGGCCTGGGCGCTGGGATAATTCGGATGCACTTCCACGACTGCTTCGTCCAG GGTTGCGACGCTTCCGTCCTGCTCGACCCGACAGCGGCCAACCCGCAGCCGGAGAAGCTCAGCCCACCCAACTTCCCAAGCCTGCGTGGCTTCGAAGTGATCGACGCTGCCAAGGAGGCGCTCGAGAAGGTTTGCCCCGGGAGGGTCTCCTGCGCCGACATTATCGCCTTTGCCGCCCGAGACGCTTCCTTCTTCCTCAGCCGTGCAAGGATCAACTTTAGGATGCCGGCAGGGCGCCTGGACGGGCGCGTGTCCCTCTCCAGTGAGGCGCTCGATTTCCTTCCGCCACCGTTCTTCAACCTCTCGCAGCTCGTCGACAATTTCAGGGCCAAGAACCTCGACGAGGATGACCTCGTGGTGCTCTCCGGCGCGCACACCATCGGCGTGTCCCACTGCTCGTCCTTCACCGACCGCCTCCCGCCGAACCCCTCGGACATGAACCCGGCATTCGCCACCCTGCTGCAGAGCAAGTGTCCGGTGAGTCCCAACTTCACGAACGACCCAACAGTGGTGCAGGACATTGTGACGCCTAACCGGTTGGACACCCGGTACTACACCAATGTGCTCAAGCGCAACGTGCTCTTCACCTCCGACGCGGCACTCTTGTCGTCCCGGAGGACAGCCAGGAAGGTGGTGGAGAACGCACTTATCCCAAGGAGGTGGGAGAGCAAGTTCGCCAGGGCGATGGTGAAGATGGCGGCCATCGAGCTCAAGACCGCTGCAAATGGGGAGATCAGGAAGATGTGCAGGGTCGTCAACAACTAG